A single region of the Pseudomonas solani genome encodes:
- a CDS encoding WD40/YVTN/BNR-like repeat-containing protein → MSEPVLRRTQSGHDVQSLAQPAFRFHSPLAKALSLFSVLSVLTLGAAPLAQAAESAPVFSIESPKAASSLLLDIAHAGKRLVAVGDRGHILYSDDDGKSWTQAKVPTRQMLTAVYFVDDKKGWAVGHDAQILASEDGGATWTQQFEDLEREAPLLDVWFKDANTGFAVGSYGALLATEDGGKNWEDVSDRLDNEDQYHINAITAVKDSGLFIVGEMGSMFRSPDWGQTWERLEGPYEGSLFGATGTNEPGVVVAYGLRGHLFRSADFGKTWETIELKNARGGTLEFGLSGGTLLDDGTLLVVGHGGSVLKSTDTGRTFSVVNRSDRLSLASATADTKGNLILVGQGGARVASPTGAELGQQ, encoded by the coding sequence ATGAGTGAGCCCGTCCTGCGGCGCACCCAGTCCGGTCATGACGTGCAGTCCCTGGCGCAACCGGCGTTCCGCTTCCACTCGCCGCTGGCCAAAGCGCTCTCGCTGTTCAGTGTGCTCTCCGTCCTGACTCTCGGTGCCGCGCCTCTCGCGCAAGCCGCCGAATCAGCACCCGTGTTCTCCATCGAATCGCCCAAGGCGGCGAGCAGCCTGCTGCTGGATATCGCCCATGCGGGCAAACGCCTGGTCGCCGTCGGTGACCGTGGCCACATCCTTTACTCAGACGACGACGGCAAAAGCTGGACCCAGGCCAAGGTGCCGACCCGGCAGATGCTGACCGCCGTCTATTTCGTCGACGACAAGAAGGGCTGGGCCGTCGGCCATGACGCGCAGATCCTCGCCAGTGAAGACGGTGGTGCCACCTGGACCCAGCAGTTCGAAGACCTGGAGCGTGAGGCTCCTCTTCTCGATGTCTGGTTCAAGGACGCCAACACCGGCTTCGCCGTCGGCTCCTACGGCGCCCTGCTGGCCACCGAAGACGGTGGCAAGAACTGGGAAGACGTCAGCGACCGCCTGGACAACGAAGACCAGTACCACATCAACGCCATCACCGCAGTGAAGGACTCCGGTCTGTTCATCGTCGGCGAAATGGGCAGCATGTTCCGCTCGCCCGACTGGGGCCAGACCTGGGAGCGCCTCGAAGGCCCCTACGAGGGTTCCCTGTTCGGTGCCACCGGCACCAACGAGCCGGGCGTGGTCGTCGCCTATGGCCTGCGCGGCCACCTGTTCCGTTCCGCCGACTTCGGCAAGACCTGGGAAACCATCGAACTGAAGAACGCCCGTGGCGGCACCCTGGAGTTCGGTCTTTCCGGCGGCACCCTGCTCGATGACGGCACCCTGCTGGTGGTCGGCCATGGTGGCAGCGTCCTGAAGAGCACCGATACCGGTCGCACCTTCAGCGTGGTCAACCGTTCCGATCGCCTGTCGCTGGCCAGCGCCACCGCAGATACCAAAGGCAACCTGATCCTGGTGGGACAGGGCGGAGCGCGCGTCGCCTCGCCGACTGGCGCCGAGCTGGGCCAACAATAA
- the pepN gene encoding aminopeptidase N, giving the protein MRTEQPKVIHLKDYQAPDYLIDETTLTFELHEDHTLVHAQLVMRRNPERANGSLPALVLDGQQLELLALSMDDRELGAADYQLTDSHLTLQPVADAFTLDSTVRIHPESNTALEGLYKSGSMFCTQCEAEGFRKITYYLDRPDVMSTFTTTLSAEQHRYPVLLSNGNPVASGAEEGGRHWATWEDPFKKPAYLFALVAGDLWCVEDVFTTMSQRDVTLRIYVEPENVDKVQHAMDSLKKSMRWDEEVYGREYDLDIFMIVAVNDFNMGAMENKGLNIFNSSCVLARAETATDAAHQRVEAVVAHEYFHNWSGNRVTCRDWFQLSLKEGFTVFRDAEFSADMNSRTVKRVEDVAFLRTHQFAEDAGPMAHPVRPDSFIEISNFYTLTVYEKGSEVVRMIHTLLGAAGFRKGSDLYFERHDGQAVTCDDFIKAMEDANGVDLTQFKRWYSQAGTPRLAVEEAFDAAAKTYSLTFRQSCPATPGQAEKLPFVIPVELGLLDAAGNDLPLRLASEDKAQGGNRVLSVTEAEQTFTFVDIAEKPLPSLLRGLSAPVKLSFPYGRDQLMFLMQHDSDGFNRWDAGQQLSVQVLQELIGQHQRGEALALDTRLLHAFRTLLEDESLDQAMVAEMLSLPSEAYLTEISEVADVDAIHAAREFTRRSISDALFPQLLARYQANRALSRETPYVASAEHFARRTLQNIALSYLMLSGKVQILDACLEQFEACDNMTERLTALSVLVNSGFEAEKAKALAGFAEHFKDNPLVMDQWFSVQAGSTLPGGLERVQALMGHKAFTLKNPNKVRALIGAFANQNLVNFHRADGAGYRFLADHVITLNALNPQIASRQLAPLTRWRKYDEARQKLMRAELERILASGELSSDVYEVLSKSLA; this is encoded by the coding sequence ATGCGAACCGAACAACCGAAAGTCATCCACCTCAAGGACTATCAGGCGCCGGATTACCTGATCGACGAGACCACCCTGACCTTCGAGCTGCACGAGGACCACACCCTGGTCCACGCCCAACTGGTGATGCGCCGCAACCCGGAGCGCGCCAACGGCAGCCTGCCCGCGCTGGTGCTGGACGGCCAGCAGTTGGAGCTGCTGGCGCTGTCCATGGACGACCGTGAGCTCGGCGCCGCCGACTACCAGCTGACCGACAGCCACCTGACCCTGCAGCCCGTCGCCGACGCCTTCACCCTCGACAGCACGGTGCGCATCCACCCCGAGAGCAACACCGCGCTGGAAGGCCTGTACAAGTCCGGCAGCATGTTCTGCACCCAGTGCGAGGCCGAGGGCTTCCGCAAGATCACCTACTACCTCGACCGCCCGGACGTGATGAGCACGTTCACCACCACCCTGAGCGCGGAGCAGCATCGCTACCCGGTGCTGCTGTCCAACGGCAACCCGGTGGCCAGCGGAGCGGAGGAGGGCGGCCGCCACTGGGCGACCTGGGAAGACCCGTTCAAGAAACCGGCCTACCTGTTCGCCCTGGTGGCGGGCGACCTCTGGTGCGTGGAAGACGTCTTCACCACCATGAGCCAGCGTGACGTGACCCTGCGCATCTACGTCGAGCCGGAGAACGTCGACAAGGTGCAGCACGCCATGGACAGCCTGAAGAAGTCCATGCGCTGGGACGAGGAGGTCTACGGCCGCGAGTACGACCTGGATATCTTCATGATCGTCGCGGTCAACGACTTCAACATGGGCGCCATGGAGAACAAGGGGCTCAACATCTTCAACTCCAGCTGCGTGCTGGCCAGGGCGGAAACCGCCACCGACGCCGCCCACCAGCGGGTCGAGGCCGTCGTGGCCCACGAGTACTTCCACAACTGGTCGGGCAACCGCGTCACCTGCCGCGACTGGTTCCAGCTGTCGCTGAAGGAAGGTTTCACCGTGTTCCGCGACGCGGAGTTCTCCGCCGACATGAACTCGCGCACGGTCAAGCGCGTCGAGGACGTGGCCTTCCTGCGCACCCACCAGTTCGCCGAGGACGCCGGCCCCATGGCCCACCCGGTGCGCCCGGATTCGTTCATCGAGATCTCCAACTTCTACACCCTGACCGTCTACGAGAAGGGGTCGGAAGTGGTGCGCATGATCCACACCCTGCTGGGCGCCGCAGGCTTCCGCAAGGGCTCCGATCTGTACTTCGAGCGTCACGACGGCCAGGCCGTGACCTGCGATGACTTCATCAAGGCCATGGAGGACGCCAACGGCGTCGACCTCACCCAGTTCAAGCGCTGGTACAGCCAGGCCGGCACCCCGCGCCTCGCCGTCGAGGAAGCCTTCGACGCCGCCGCCAAGACCTACAGCCTGACGTTCCGCCAGAGCTGCCCGGCCACCCCCGGCCAGGCCGAGAAGCTGCCTTTCGTCATCCCCGTGGAACTGGGCCTGCTGGACGCTGCGGGCAACGACCTGCCGCTGCGCCTCGCCAGCGAAGACAAGGCCCAGGGCGGCAACCGGGTGCTCTCGGTGACCGAGGCCGAGCAGACCTTCACCTTCGTCGATATCGCCGAGAAGCCGCTGCCGTCGCTGCTGCGCGGGCTGTCCGCCCCGGTGAAGCTGAGCTTCCCCTATGGCCGCGATCAGCTGATGTTCCTCATGCAGCACGACAGCGACGGTTTCAACCGCTGGGACGCGGGCCAGCAGCTCTCCGTGCAGGTGCTGCAGGAGCTGATCGGCCAGCACCAGCGTGGCGAGGCCCTGGCGCTGGACACCCGCCTGCTGCATGCCTTCCGCACCCTGCTGGAGGATGAGTCGCTGGACCAGGCGATGGTCGCCGAGATGCTCTCGCTGCCCAGCGAGGCGTACCTGACCGAGATCAGCGAGGTGGCGGATGTCGACGCCATCCACGCCGCCCGCGAGTTCACCCGTCGTTCGATCAGTGACGCGCTGTTCCCGCAACTGCTGGCGCGCTACCAGGCCAATCGCGCCCTCTCGCGGGAGACGCCCTATGTCGCCTCCGCCGAGCATTTCGCCCGGCGCACCCTGCAGAATATCGCGCTGTCCTACCTGATGCTCAGCGGCAAGGTCCAGATCCTCGACGCCTGCCTGGAGCAGTTCGAAGCCTGCGACAACATGACCGAGCGCCTCACCGCGCTCTCGGTACTGGTCAACTCCGGCTTCGAGGCGGAGAAGGCCAAGGCTTTGGCGGGCTTCGCCGAGCACTTCAAGGACAACCCGCTGGTGATGGACCAGTGGTTCAGCGTCCAGGCCGGCAGCACCCTGCCAGGCGGCCTGGAGCGGGTGCAGGCGCTGATGGGCCACAAGGCCTTCACCCTGAAGAACCCCAACAAGGTGCGCGCGCTGATCGGTGCCTTCGCCAACCAGAACCTGGTGAACTTCCACCGGGCCGATGGTGCCGGCTATCGCTTCCTCGCCGACCACGTCATCACCCTCAACGCGCTGAACCCTCAGATCGCCTCGCGCCAGCTGGCGCCGCTGACCCGCTGGCGCAAGTACGACGAGGCGCGGCAGAAGCTGATGCGCGCCGAGCTGGAGCGCATCCTCGCCTCCGGTGAGCTGTCCAGCGACGTCTATGAAGTGCTGAGCAAGAGCCTGGCCTGA
- a CDS encoding DUF1329 domain-containing protein translates to MLKKLSLVGAAVAFALSAGSALAAVSAQEAAKLGTSLTPFGAEKAGNAAGTIPAWTGGITQAPAGYKAGQHHVDPFPEDKPLFTITKANLDQYKANLTPGQIALFNAYPTTFQMPIYPTRRSGSAPQWVYDNTVKNATTAKLLDGGNGFAEAYGGIPFPIPQNGVEALWNHIVRYRGSYIVRRASEVAVQRNGDYSLVTSQQEALFKYYNPKGSYADLNNILFYYLSFTKSPARLAGGAVLVHETLDQVKEPRQAWGYNAGQRRVRRAPNLAYDTPIAAADGLRTADDTDMFNGAPDRYDWKLVGKKEIYIPYNNYKVSSPEVKYKDLLQPGHLNPAVTRNELHRVWVVEGTLKSGARHIYSKRTLFLDEDSWQAAVVDQYDGRGELWRVSMAYLKNYYDLPTTWSALDVFHDLQARRYHVQNLDNEEPTTIDFTQAIPDDGYFKPSALRRRGTR, encoded by the coding sequence ATGCTGAAAAAGCTTTCGCTGGTTGGCGCGGCAGTCGCGTTCGCACTGTCCGCCGGTAGCGCACTGGCCGCGGTGTCGGCTCAGGAAGCCGCCAAGCTGGGCACTAGCCTGACCCCCTTCGGTGCCGAGAAGGCCGGCAACGCCGCCGGCACCATTCCGGCCTGGACCGGTGGCATCACCCAGGCCCCGGCCGGTTACAAGGCAGGCCAGCACCATGTCGATCCGTTCCCGGAAGACAAGCCGCTGTTCACCATCACCAAGGCCAACCTGGACCAGTACAAGGCCAACCTGACCCCCGGTCAGATCGCCCTGTTCAACGCCTACCCGACCACCTTCCAGATGCCGATCTACCCGACCCGTCGTTCCGGTTCGGCGCCGCAGTGGGTCTATGACAACACCGTCAAGAACGCCACCACCGCCAAGCTGCTGGATGGCGGCAACGGTTTCGCCGAAGCCTACGGCGGCATCCCGTTCCCGATCCCGCAGAACGGTGTCGAGGCGCTGTGGAACCACATCGTTCGCTACCGCGGTTCCTACATCGTGCGTCGCGCCTCCGAAGTGGCCGTGCAGCGTAACGGCGACTACTCCCTGGTCACCTCGCAGCAGGAAGCCCTGTTCAAGTACTACAACCCGAAAGGTTCGTACGCCGACCTGAACAACATCCTGTTCTACTACCTGTCCTTCACCAAGAGCCCGGCACGCCTGGCCGGTGGCGCGGTACTGGTACACGAGACCCTGGACCAGGTGAAGGAGCCGCGTCAGGCCTGGGGCTACAACGCCGGCCAGCGCCGCGTTCGCCGTGCGCCTAACCTGGCCTACGACACCCCGATCGCTGCCGCCGACGGCCTGCGTACCGCCGACGACACCGACATGTTCAACGGTGCTCCGGATCGCTACGACTGGAAACTGGTGGGCAAGAAGGAAATCTACATCCCGTACAACAACTACAAGGTCTCCAGCCCTGAAGTTAAGTACAAGGACCTGCTGCAGCCCGGCCACCTGAACCCGGCCGTGACCCGCAACGAACTGCACCGCGTGTGGGTCGTCGAGGGCACGCTGAAGTCCGGCGCCCGCCACATCTACTCCAAGCGCACCCTGTTCCTCGACGAGGACAGCTGGCAAGCTGCCGTGGTCGACCAGTACGACGGTCGTGGCGAGCTGTGGCGCGTATCGATGGCCTACCTGAAGAACTACTACGACCTGCCGACCACCTGGTCCGCGCTGGACGTGTTCCATGACCTTCAGGCCCGTCGCTACCACGTGCAGAACCTGGACAACGAAGAACCGACCACCATCGACTTCACCCAGGCCATCCCGGACGACGGCTACTTCAAGCCTTCGGCACTGCGTCGCCGCGGTACCCGATAA
- a CDS encoding efflux RND transporter permease subunit, whose product MSNHHQDKATFLERLIFNNRPAVIVICLLVSIFLFWQATQVRPSTSFEKMIPLHHPFIQKMMEHRNDLANLGNTVRISVEAKDGDIFSKEYMDTLRQIHDEVFYIPGVDRSGLKSLWSPSVRWTEVTEEGFAGGEVIPQTYDGSDDSLDELRNNVLKSGQIGRLVANNFKSSIVDVPLLESYPDPNDQGKLLKLDYRQFSHELEAKIRDKYQAQNPNVQVHIVGFAKKVGDLIDGLIMVVAFFGIAFLTTLVLLYWFTWCIRSTIAVLSTTLVAVIWQLGLMHSVGFGLDPYSMLVPFLIFAIGISHGVQKINGIALQSSDADNALTAARRTFRQLFLPGMIAILADAVGFITLLIIDIGVIRELAIGASIGVAVIVFTNLILLPVAISYVGISKKAIERSKKDATREHPFWRLLSNFAHPVVAPISVVIALVAFGGGLWYGQNLKIGDLDQGAPELRPDSRYNKDNNFIISNYSTSSDVLVVMVKTKPEGCSTHEALAPIDELMWTMENTQGVQSAISMVTVSKQVIKGMNEGNLKWETLSRNQDVLNNSISRADGLYNTDCSLAPVLVFLNDHKAETLQRAVKAVEGFAKEHNKEGLEFMLAAGNAGIEAATNEVIAQSELTILILVYICVAVMCLITFRSVAATICIVLPLILTSVLGNALMAFLGIGVKVATLPVVALGVGIGVDYGIYIYSRLESFLRAGLPLQEAYYQTLKSTGKAVLFTGLCLAIGVATWMFSAIKFQADMGLMLTFMFIVNMFGALWLLPALARFLIRPEKLAGKTGGSLLAH is encoded by the coding sequence ATGAGTAACCATCACCAGGACAAGGCGACCTTCCTGGAACGCCTGATCTTCAACAACCGGCCGGCCGTGATCGTCATCTGCCTGCTGGTCAGCATCTTCCTCTTCTGGCAGGCCACCCAGGTGCGCCCGTCCACCAGCTTCGAGAAGATGATCCCGCTGCACCACCCCTTCATCCAGAAGATGATGGAGCACCGCAACGACCTGGCGAACCTGGGCAACACCGTGCGTATCTCGGTGGAAGCCAAGGACGGGGACATCTTCAGCAAGGAGTACATGGACACCCTGCGTCAGATCCACGACGAGGTGTTCTACATTCCCGGCGTCGACCGTTCCGGCCTGAAGTCCCTGTGGAGCCCCAGCGTGCGCTGGACCGAGGTCACCGAGGAAGGCTTCGCCGGTGGCGAGGTGATCCCGCAGACCTACGACGGTTCCGACGACAGCCTCGACGAACTGCGCAACAACGTGCTCAAGTCCGGCCAGATCGGCCGCCTGGTGGCCAACAACTTCAAATCCAGCATCGTCGACGTGCCGCTGCTCGAGTCCTACCCGGACCCGAACGACCAGGGCAAGCTGCTGAAGCTCGACTACCGCCAGTTCTCCCATGAGCTGGAAGCCAAGATCCGCGACAAGTACCAGGCCCAGAACCCCAATGTGCAGGTGCACATCGTCGGTTTCGCCAAGAAGGTCGGTGACCTGATCGACGGCCTGATCATGGTCGTGGCCTTCTTCGGTATCGCCTTCCTCACCACCCTGGTGCTGCTGTACTGGTTCACCTGGTGTATCCGCAGCACCATTGCCGTGCTCTCCACCACCCTGGTGGCGGTGATCTGGCAGCTGGGCCTGATGCACTCGGTAGGCTTCGGTCTCGACCCCTACTCGATGCTGGTGCCGTTCCTGATCTTCGCCATCGGCATCTCCCACGGGGTGCAGAAGATCAACGGTATCGCCCTGCAATCCAGTGATGCGGACAACGCCTTGACCGCTGCGCGGCGTACCTTCCGCCAGCTGTTCCTGCCGGGCATGATCGCCATCCTGGCCGACGCCGTGGGCTTCATCACCCTGCTGATCATCGACATCGGCGTGATCCGCGAGCTGGCCATCGGCGCCTCCATCGGTGTGGCGGTGATCGTGTTCACCAACCTCATCCTGCTGCCGGTCGCCATCTCCTATGTCGGCATCAGCAAGAAGGCCATCGAGCGCAGCAAGAAGGACGCGACCCGTGAACACCCGTTCTGGCGCCTGCTGTCCAACTTCGCCCATCCGGTGGTGGCCCCGATCTCCGTGGTCATCGCCCTGGTCGCCTTCGGTGGTGGCCTCTGGTACGGCCAGAACCTGAAGATCGGCGACCTCGACCAGGGCGCGCCGGAACTGCGTCCTGACTCGCGCTACAACAAGGACAACAACTTCATCATCAGCAACTACTCGACCAGCTCCGACGTGCTCGTGGTGATGGTCAAGACCAAGCCGGAAGGCTGCTCCACGCACGAAGCGCTGGCGCCGATCGACGAGCTGATGTGGACGATGGAGAACACCCAGGGCGTGCAATCCGCCATTTCGATGGTCACCGTTTCCAAGCAGGTGATCAAAGGGATGAACGAAGGCAACCTGAAGTGGGAAACCCTGTCGCGCAACCAGGACGTGCTGAACAACTCCATCAGCCGTGCCGATGGCCTGTACAACACCGACTGCTCCCTGGCGCCGGTACTGGTGTTCCTCAACGACCACAAGGCCGAGACCCTGCAGCGCGCGGTCAAGGCGGTGGAAGGCTTTGCCAAGGAGCACAACAAGGAAGGGCTGGAATTCATGCTCGCCGCCGGTAACGCCGGCATCGAAGCGGCCACCAACGAGGTGATCGCCCAGTCCGAGCTGACCATCCTGATCCTGGTGTACATCTGCGTGGCGGTGATGTGCCTGATCACCTTCCGCTCCGTCGCCGCGACCATCTGCATCGTGCTGCCGCTGATCCTCACCTCGGTGCTGGGTAACGCGCTGATGGCCTTCCTCGGCATCGGCGTGAAGGTGGCGACCCTGCCGGTGGTGGCGCTGGGTGTGGGTATCGGTGTCGACTACGGCATCTACATCTACAGCCGCCTGGAAAGCTTCCTGCGTGCCGGCCTGCCGCTGCAAGAGGCCTATTACCAGACGCTGAAGTCCACCGGTAAGGCCGTACTCTTCACCGGCCTGTGCCTGGCCATCGGCGTGGCGACCTGGATGTTCTCGGCGATCAAGTTCCAGGCCGACATGGGCCTGATGCTGACCTTCATGTTCATCGTCAACATGTTCGGTGCGCTCTGGCTGCTGCCTGCCCTGGCACGCTTCCTGATCCGCCCCGAGAAGCTGGCGGGCAAGACCGGCGGTTCGCTGCTGGCCCACTAA
- a CDS encoding DUF1302 domain-containing protein has product MELKSRKPLLRFAPAKAGFALAGLLPLMCAVQAQAVEFSFADDEISGSIDTTVSYGQLWRVQGQDKTNNDINTNDGNRNFDTGLVSEVYKITSDLEATYKNYGLFVRGTAFYDTQIMDKRNDYYDNNSPSQPSQSYPKDDRFTHDTRHKAGRDAQILDAYLYGNWDIADMPVTGRIGKQVFNWGEGIFYRGGINTTNPLDAAKFRLPGSELKEVLVPVEALSFNVGLTDNLSMETFYQFNWKESAIDPSGTFFSETDLFADGGNTAYTSLAGSALTAPQAALGGASLVQFYNAGAGGLCAGQVGGLCAGGKNFVYPGNQIVKVANIGTDLNAKNDGQYGVAFRYIAEELNSTEFGFYYVNYHAKEPSIYADLGNYQGVNLDTVAGLLPGGLTPANIQAAGGLATLDTLANVQARREYAEDIRMFGLSFNTTIQETSVFGELAYRPNMPIGIATTNDLLGDLIGQAAKLVNTGPISSALGGLNGSAQIAGNTVRLGDSIHNYERVEVFNTSLGAIHNFGPSLSFDSLIGVAELASEHLRGSDLQYTGYNGVNRYYSGRGNSSYVSGGDRGDQVNKDAYGYTLVLSGTWNDVYAGVNVSPFVVYKDDFQGNSHQTGNFIEGRKAYTVGLKASYLNSLEGEIQYTEFYGAGQNNSSRDRDNIGVNVKYSF; this is encoded by the coding sequence ATGGAACTCAAGTCCCGCAAGCCCCTGTTGCGCTTCGCGCCGGCCAAGGCCGGTTTCGCCCTCGCCGGTCTCCTGCCCCTGATGTGCGCCGTCCAGGCCCAGGCGGTCGAATTCAGCTTCGCCGACGATGAGATCAGCGGTTCCATCGACACCACCGTCTCCTACGGTCAACTGTGGCGCGTCCAGGGCCAGGACAAGACCAACAACGACATCAACACCAACGACGGCAACCGCAACTTCGACACCGGCCTGGTTTCCGAGGTGTACAAGATCACTTCCGACCTGGAAGCGACCTACAAGAACTACGGTCTGTTCGTCCGCGGCACCGCTTTCTATGACACCCAGATCATGGACAAGCGCAACGACTACTACGACAACAACAGCCCGAGTCAGCCCAGCCAGAGTTATCCGAAGGACGACCGCTTCACCCACGACACCCGCCACAAGGCGGGGCGTGATGCGCAGATCCTCGACGCCTACCTCTATGGCAACTGGGATATCGCCGACATGCCAGTCACCGGTCGTATCGGCAAGCAGGTGTTCAACTGGGGCGAGGGCATCTTCTACCGTGGTGGCATCAACACCACGAACCCGCTGGACGCTGCCAAGTTCCGCTTGCCAGGTTCTGAGCTGAAGGAGGTTCTGGTTCCGGTCGAGGCTCTGAGCTTCAACGTCGGCTTGACTGACAACCTGTCCATGGAAACCTTCTACCAGTTCAACTGGAAGGAAAGCGCCATTGACCCGAGCGGCACCTTCTTCTCCGAAACCGACCTCTTCGCGGATGGCGGCAACACCGCCTACACCAGTCTGGCTGGTAGTGCACTGACCGCTCCTCAGGCCGCCTTGGGCGGAGCCTCTCTCGTGCAGTTCTATAACGCGGGTGCTGGCGGCCTGTGTGCCGGTCAGGTGGGTGGCCTGTGCGCTGGTGGGAAGAACTTCGTTTATCCAGGTAACCAGATCGTCAAGGTCGCCAATATCGGCACTGACCTGAATGCGAAGAACGACGGCCAGTACGGCGTTGCATTCCGCTATATCGCCGAAGAACTCAATTCGACCGAGTTCGGCTTCTACTACGTGAACTATCACGCGAAAGAGCCGAGCATCTACGCCGACCTGGGCAACTACCAGGGCGTCAACCTGGATACCGTCGCCGGTCTTCTGCCGGGCGGCCTGACCCCGGCCAACATCCAGGCGGCAGGTGGTCTGGCGACGCTTGACACCCTGGCGAACGTCCAGGCCCGTCGTGAATATGCTGAAGACATCCGCATGTTCGGCCTGAGCTTCAACACCACCATCCAGGAAACCTCGGTATTCGGTGAGCTGGCCTACCGCCCGAACATGCCGATCGGCATCGCCACCACCAACGACCTGCTGGGTGACCTGATCGGTCAAGCGGCCAAGCTGGTCAATACCGGTCCGATTTCCAGCGCACTCGGTGGCCTGAACGGCTCGGCACAAATCGCGGGCAACACTGTTCGCCTGGGTGACTCGATCCACAACTACGAGCGCGTCGAGGTCTTCAACACCTCCTTGGGCGCCATTCACAACTTCGGACCCAGCCTGAGCTTCGACTCGTTGATCGGCGTGGCCGAACTGGCGTCCGAGCATCTGCGTGGCAGCGACCTGCAATACACCGGTTACAACGGCGTCAATCGCTACTACTCCGGTCGCGGCAACAGCTCCTACGTGTCCGGCGGTGATCGTGGCGATCAGGTCAACAAGGACGCCTACGGCTATACCCTCGTTCTGTCCGGTACCTGGAACGACGTGTATGCCGGCGTGAACGTATCCCCGTTCGTCGTCTACAAGGATGACTTCCAAGGCAACTCCCACCAGACCGGCAATTTCATCGAAGGTCGCAAGGCCTACACCGTCGGCCTCAAGGCGAGCTACCTGAACAGCCTGGAAGGCGAGATCCAGTACACCGAGTTCTATGGCGCTGGCCAGAACAACTCCAGCCGCGATCGCGACAACATCGGCGTCAACGTCAAGTACTCCTTCTAA